GAATATCTAATTTCAGTAAATCATCTTTAAAGGCCTGAACGTAAGATTGCGTTCAGGCTTTTTTCTTGCAAAATAACGTTATATAGATATAAATAACTTCTATGTATTATACTCTTGTAATTTGATTTATTGGAAGATCTTTAAATGAAGTATTTATATGTCCTCGCTGCTGTTTGCATATCTGCATTATGCTTGGCTGAAATCCCTGAAGACTGGAAAAAATCAATAGAGAACGGAAACATCTCATACACTATGAAGCGTAATCCGCCTGCTGAACTGGCACCTAAAGAGTACAATGACGTTCAGCGATGGGGGCTTATGGCCGGAGCGGTCCTTGCCTATCATAATCACTTCTTCCTTGATTCCTTCGAAACCTCCTGCGTTGATAATAAATGGAGTATGGCTGAAGATAAGGCTCTTTTGGAGTCGTCTTGGGGGATAACCTGCAGGGAGGATTATTTGAGTACTATGCGAAGCTTGTTCAGCGCCGGACATAGAGCCGGCTTCAAAAGGGTGAGTAATTATGCAGGCAAGATCAATGAAAAATATTTCGACGACATATTCGCCGGCTCTGTTGATAAGCCGGGCGAGGCATATCCGTTGTACATTGCCAAAGAGTTTGGGCCTCAGCTGAAGGACAAGAGCATTACAGGCTGGGATTTTACAAGAGTTATATATTTATCGCGAAACTGCAGCAAGCTTGGTTATATCTCTGAACAGCTGGCTTGGGAATATATCTATGAAGCTTCTGTCATACTTCAGAGAACTTTTGATTCTTGGGATGAGCTTTTTGATAACTATATTATAGGAAGAAATTTCTGGTCTTTCAGCAGCTCTCTGGAGAGAAATGCCCGCTTTAATAATGAAATAAGAAGGCTTAAGAAGGTCAAAGACAGTTCTGCATTTAATCTTGACTGGAACTTGAAGCTCTCGAAGGAAAAGATGTTTGCTCCCGGGCAGCAAGCTGATATTGAAACAGAACCTGTTGAAATGAATTTCGAGCTTTCAAAAAGCATTCAGCTTTCAGATATTAAAGAACAGTTCGAGAATGTAATCTCAGTACCCTCAGACTGCAAAACGATAGAGAAAGCTATGGAAAGGGCGCAGGCAGGGGATTGCATATACGCAGAAAAGGGCACTTATTATTTTCAGGAGCCTCTTGTTTTTAAAACGGGAGTCAGTCTTATTGGGCAGTCTCGGGATGAGGTTGTTTTGTCGGTAATTAAAACAAATTCTCAAGTAATAAAGCTCAAAGATGCGATGGATGTTAAGCTTTGCAACTTTACTGTAAAGCAGACTGCATTCAATTTTGATAAGGAAAATACTTCCTCCCTTCTTGGCTTAGGCAAGAGCAGTTGTGCAGTCGAAAACCTCAAAGTTGAAGGTAAAAGTTTGTATGGGATATATTCAAGGGGGGATAAAGTTAAGATTATAAATTGCGAGGTGGATACAAAACAATTATGCATTTATCTTCGGTGTAAAAAGGCTGAAATCAAAGGCTGCCTGCTGTCAGGAAGTTCAAAAATCGGCATCAAAAATAAAAGCAGCGAGCTTACAGTATCAGATACATATATAGCGGGCAAAGGGGCAGGTATAGCAAATTTTTCAGCAGATTTGTACGTTGCTGATTGTTTTATTGAAAATAACAGATATGGGATAAGTTCCCAAAAAAGCAGCAAAATGAATATTAGCGACACCTTTATTGTATCAAATGATACAGGCTGCATAGTTCAAGGCTGCAATAACTTTGTGGTTTCTGATGTGCAGTTTGTTGGAAACTCTTTTGGGTTTAGAATTAATTTTGCGGAAAATTCAAAAACTGAAAGAAACTTGTTTTATTTGAATCATATGCAAGGCTGCAGGATACGAGGAGATGTAGAAAGTCTTAATTTAAAAAGCAATATATTCAGAAAAAATGGATTTGCGGGATTAGACATTGAATCAAGATTTTCAAAGCAGCTTATCGTGGATAATAATTTGTTTGACGAGAACGTAAAGTTTGCGATGCATGCTTCTTCGGTCGGGGTTAGTTTGAAAGGCAATATCTTTACCCGTACAAACGGTCCAGCATTATATCTGACAAGCTGCCCTCAATATGACCCTATAGATGGGAATGAATTTATAGATAATTATGGCATACCCGTTTTGGTTTCTAAAAGCGTGGATGAGTTTTGTGAAAAAACAACCAGCATCACACGCAATAATAAGTTTAAAAATAACAGCTCCTTATTAAATATCAGCCATGAACCGGAGATTGAACACGGCTGGCCTCTGGATAAATATTTAAAATATATGAAAAAGCTTGAAGAGACCAAAGAAAAGCTTCAAGAGACCAGAGAAAAGGCTGAAGAGATTGAAGAATCTGAAGGCTGAAAGCTCCCTGTATTTCAGTTTTAAGCCGAAGGTTTTTGAATGAAAATACCAAAAACACAAAGCTGAAATTTCGCGTTGGGCGTTATTTTTCGAAAAAAATTGAAAATTTTTACTGACCTGACAAGGCCTGTCCATTATTGTCGGTTAGCTTGTTTATTAGGCTGTTAGGCTGTTTTTTAAGCTTGTTTTTTGTGTTTTTATTGATGACTTCGAAAAAAAATAAAATATTTTTTATAAACCTTACTTGACATTTCCGC
This window of the Sedimentisphaera salicampi genome carries:
- a CDS encoding DUF1266 domain-containing protein, whose amino-acid sequence is MKYLYVLAAVCISALCLAEIPEDWKKSIENGNISYTMKRNPPAELAPKEYNDVQRWGLMAGAVLAYHNHFFLDSFETSCVDNKWSMAEDKALLESSWGITCREDYLSTMRSLFSAGHRAGFKRVSNYAGKINEKYFDDIFAGSVDKPGEAYPLYIAKEFGPQLKDKSITGWDFTRVIYLSRNCSKLGYISEQLAWEYIYEASVILQRTFDSWDELFDNYIIGRNFWSFSSSLERNARFNNEIRRLKKVKDSSAFNLDWNLKLSKEKMFAPGQQADIETEPVEMNFELSKSIQLSDIKEQFENVISVPSDCKTIEKAMERAQAGDCIYAEKGTYYFQEPLVFKTGVSLIGQSRDEVVLSVIKTNSQVIKLKDAMDVKLCNFTVKQTAFNFDKENTSSLLGLGKSSCAVENLKVEGKSLYGIYSRGDKVKIINCEVDTKQLCIYLRCKKAEIKGCLLSGSSKIGIKNKSSELTVSDTYIAGKGAGIANFSADLYVADCFIENNRYGISSQKSSKMNISDTFIVSNDTGCIVQGCNNFVVSDVQFVGNSFGFRINFAENSKTERNLFYLNHMQGCRIRGDVESLNLKSNIFRKNGFAGLDIESRFSKQLIVDNNLFDENVKFAMHASSVGVSLKGNIFTRTNGPALYLTSCPQYDPIDGNEFIDNYGIPVLVSKSVDEFCEKTTSITRNNKFKNNSSLLNISHEPEIEHGWPLDKYLKYMKKLEETKEKLQETREKAEEIEESEG